The following coding sequences are from one Ancylobacter sp. TS-1 window:
- a CDS encoding flavin reductase family protein: protein MRPLPLDQVYRFIEPGPVVLLSTAQDGHANVMTMSWHMMMEFTPPLIACIVSEGDFSFRALKATGECVIAIPAVGLAEKVVAAGNASGRDGDKFARVGLTPAPASKVGAPLVKECFANLECRVVDTALVPAYNLFVLEVVAAWSDPAQEAPKTLHHRGYGTFAVDGEIITLDSRMP from the coding sequence CGATCAGGTCTATCGGTTCATCGAGCCGGGTCCCGTCGTGCTGCTCAGCACCGCGCAGGACGGCCACGCCAACGTCATGACCATGTCCTGGCACATGATGATGGAGTTCACCCCGCCGCTGATCGCCTGCATCGTCAGCGAGGGCGATTTCAGCTTCCGGGCGCTGAAGGCGACCGGCGAATGCGTCATCGCCATTCCGGCGGTGGGGCTGGCGGAAAAAGTCGTCGCCGCCGGCAATGCCTCGGGCCGCGACGGCGACAAGTTCGCCCGCGTCGGGCTGACCCCGGCGCCCGCCAGCAAGGTCGGCGCGCCGCTGGTCAAGGAGTGCTTCGCCAATCTCGAATGCCGCGTCGTCGATACGGCGCTGGTGCCGGCCTACAACCTCTTCGTGCTGGAGGTGGTGGCGGCGTGGAGCGACCCGGCGCAGGAGGCGCCGAAGACCCTCCACCATCGCGGCTACGGCACCTTCGCGGTGGACGGCGAGATCATCACCCTCGATTCGAGGATGCCCTAG